One Vidua chalybeata isolate OUT-0048 chromosome 13, bVidCha1 merged haplotype, whole genome shotgun sequence genomic window carries:
- the MAN2C1 gene encoding alpha-mannosidase 2C1 isoform X6 produces the protein MAAIKNRRTALERVEKFLSDTYFTDCNLRGRLFGDRCPLASLSYFHTPRRIPYEEAVVQEFGPAQVGEAFGPTWETCWFKVELSIPPAWAGREVHFVWESDGEGMVWRDTQPVQGLTKEGEKTSYILTRSLKESEPHSLTLYVELACNGLFGAGKGSMIAPPDPDRRVTLSKAELVVFNRDVYELLVDLEILLDMAQLLGEENQRSFQALYTANQVVNVCDVTDPSTFPAARDLAAAIFSQRNGESQHTIHAMGHCHIDSAWLWPYEETIRKCARSWVTVVHLMEHNPELTFACSQAQQFEWVRSCYPGLYARIQDLVAKGRFIPVGGTWVEMDGNLPSGESMVRQFLQGQRFFQEQFGRICSEFWLPDTFGYSAQLPQLMRGCGIQRFLTQKLSWNLVNSFPHHTFFWEGIDGSQVLTHFPPGDSYGMHGRVEEMLKTVKNNKDKGRVNHSAFLFGFGDGGGGPTQKMLDRMKRMSNTDGLPRVQISTPDQLFSVLEKESSQLCTWVGELFLELHNGTYTTQAQIKKGNRECERILHDVEVLSSLAVAQDTAFQYPASQLQQLWRLLLLNQFHDVLPGSCIQLVVEDALQYYTEIRRAGAQLQEEAVQALCRDLLQPEACSTRSTLVLNTLSWERTEVISRPGPDGAETLALVTVPSMGYALVQEPFVPPQPVAVRKQEDGSITMENGVIAVCLDTTGRLTSLQLLDSGRESVPDGCYANQFALFDDVPLYWDAWDVMDYHLETRKPVTALLKPLEVSLAGGLRGSVRFSLQVGRSSTLTQEIILDAMCPYLRFLTQVEWKEAHKFLKVEFPVQVRSTNATYEIQFGHLQRPTHWNTSWDWARFEVWAHKWLDLSEHGFGVALLNDCKYGASAHRNILSLSLMTPQFFSFWNCPGPVCCCVFASTSGPSLEVSSEAVVLSQCSG, from the exons ATGGCCGCGATCAAGAACCGGCGGACGGCCCTGGAGCGAGTGGAGAAGTTCCTCTCCGACACCTACTTCACCGACTGCAACCTGCGGGGCAG GCTTTTTGGGGATCGCTGTCCACTGGCATCGCTCTCCTACTTCCACACTCCGCGGCGCATCCCGTACGAGGAGGCTGTCGTGCAGGAATTCGGGCCGGCTCAAGTGGGAGAGGCTTTCGGGCCCAC ATGGGAGACGTGCTGGTTTAAGGTGGAGCTGAGCATCCCCCCGGCATGGGCAGGGCGGGAAGTGCACTTCGTCTGGGAGAGCGATGGGGAGGGCATGGTGTGGCGAGATACCCAGCCTGTCCAG GGATTGACTAAGGAAGGTGAGAAGACCAGCTACATCCTGACAAGAAGCCTGAAAGAGTCAGAGCCCCACAG CCTGACACTGTACGTGGAGCTGGCCTGCAATGGGCTCTTTGGAGCTGGCAAGGGCAGCATGATCGCCCCTCCAGACCCAGACAGGAGGGTTACCCTGAGCAAGGCTGAGCTGGTTGTCTTCAACAGAGATGTCTATGAACTGCTGGTGGATCTGGAAATACTGCTGGACATGGCTCAG CTCCTCGGGGAGGAAAACCAGAGGAGTTTCCAGGCACTGTACACTGCCAACCAGGTGGTCAACGTGTGTGATGTTACGGACCCCTCCACCTTCCCCGCTGCACGCGACCTGGCTGCAGCCATCTTCAGCCAGAGGAACGGCGAGAGCCAGCACACCATCCATGCCATGGGACACTGCCACATTGACTCTG cctggctgtggccGTACGAGGAGACCATCCGTAAGTGCGCCCGGAGCTGGGTCACCGTGGTCCATCTGATGGAGCACAATCCAGAGCTCACCTTTGCCTGCTCCCAG GCGCAGCAGTTCGAGTGGGTGCGGAGCTGCTACCCCGGGCTCTACGCGCGCATTCAGGACCTCGTGGCCAAGGGGCGGTTCATTCCTGTTGGAGGCACCTGGGTGGAAATG GATGGGAACCTGCCCAGCGGGGAGTCCATGGTGCGGCAGTTTCTCCAGGGACAGAGGTTCTTCCAGGAGCAGTTTGGCCGGATCTGCTCGGAG TTCTGGCTGCCGGACACGTTTGGGTACTCAGCCCAGCTGCCGCAGCTGATGCGTGGCTGTGGGATCCAGCGCTTCCTCACGCAGAAGCTCAGCTGGAACCTGGTGAACTCCTTCCCg CATCACACCTTTTTCTGGGAAGGCATTGACGGTTCCCAGGTCCTGACCCATTTCCCCCCTGGTGATTCCTATGGGATGCATGGGCGAGTGGAAGAG ATGCTGAAAACAGTGAAGAACAACAAGGACAAAGGCCGTGTGAACCACAGCGCGTTCCTCTTCGGCTTTGGGGATGGAGGAGGGGGACCCACGCAGAAGATGCTGGATAGGATGAAAAGAATGAGTAACACAGATGGGCTGCCCAG GGTGCAGATCTCCACTCCTGACCAGCTCTTTTCTGTCTTGGAGAAGGAGTCATCCCAGCTGTGCACCTGGGTGGGAGAGCTCTTCCTCGAGCTGCACAATGGCACCTACACCACGCAGGCCCAG ATAAAGAAGGGGAATCGGGAATGTGAGCGGATTCTCCATGACGTGGAAGtgctcagcagcctggctgtggctcagGACACAGCGTTCCAGTAtcctgccagccagctccagcagctctggag GTTATTGCTGCTCAACCAGTTCCACGATGtcctgccaggcagctgcatccagctggtggTTGAGGATGCCCTGCAATACTACACAG AGATCCGCAGGGCTGgtgctcagctgcaggaggaggctgtgcAAGCCCTGTGCAGGGATCTGCTGCAGCCCGAGGCGTGCAGCACCCGGAGCACCCTTGTGTTGAACACGTTGTCCTGGGAACGCACCGAGGTGATCTCCAGGCCTGGGCCAGATGGAGCAGAGACTTTGG CTCTGGTGACAGTCCCCAGCATGGGCTATGCTCTAGTGCAGGAGCCATTTGTGCCTCCTCAGCCTGTGGCAGTGAGGAAACAG GAGGATGGCTCCATTACCATGGAGAATGGGGTAATTGCCGTCTGCCTGGACACGACGGGGCGCCTGACCTCGCTTCAGCTGCTGGACTCAGGGAG AGAGTCAGTCCCAGATGGCTGCTATGCCAACCAGTTTGCACTCTTTGATGATGTTCCCCTCTACTGGGATGCCTGGGATGTGATGGATTATCACTTGGAAACCAG GAAGCCAGTGACAGCACTGCTGAAGCCTCTGGAAGTCAGCCTGGCTGGGGGCCTGCGGGGAAGCGTGAGGTTCTCCCTGCAGGTCGGGAGAAGCAGCACCTTAACCCAGGAGATCATCCTGGATGCCATGTGCCCATACCTCCGTTTCCTGACCCAG GTCGAGTGGAAGGAGGCTCACAAGTTCCTGAAGGTGGAGTTCCCCGTGCAGGTCCGGAGCACAAACGCCACCTACGAGATCCAGTTCGGCCACCTGCAGCGGCCAACGCACTGGAACACGTCCTGGGACTGGGCTCGGTTCGAG GTGTGGGCTCACAAGTGGCTGGATCTCTCCGAGCATGGCTTTGGGGTAGCTCTGCTGAACGACTGCAAATACGGAGCGTCGGCCCACAGGAACATCCTCAGCCTCTCCCT GATGACACCCCAGTTTTTTAGCTTCTGGAACTGTCCAGGGCCTGTTTGCTGTTGCGTGTTTGCTTCCACTTCAGGGCCCAGCCTCGAGGTATCAAGTGAAGCGGTTGTCTTGTCACAGTGCTCTGGGTGA
- the MAN2C1 gene encoding alpha-mannosidase 2C1 isoform X4, whose translation MAAIKNRRTALERVEKFLSDTYFTDCNLRGRLFGDRCPLASLSYFHTPRRIPYEEAVVQEFGPAQVGEAFGPTWETCWFKVELSIPPAWAGREVHFVWESDGEGMVWRDTQPVQGLTKEGEKTSYILTRSLKESEPHSLTLYVELACNGLFGAGKGSMIAPPDPDRRVTLSKAELVVFNRDVYELLVDLEILLDMAQLLGEENQRSFQALYTANQVVNVCDVTDPSTFPAARDLAAAIFSQRNGESQHTIHAMGHCHIDSAWLWPYEETIRKCARSWVTVVHLMEHNPELTFACSQAQQFEWVRSCYPGLYARIQDLVAKGRFIPVGGTWVEMDGNLPSGESMVRQFLQGQRFFQEQFGRICSEFWLPDTFGYSAQLPQLMRGCGIQRFLTQKLSWNLVNSFPHHTFFWEGIDGSQVLTHFPPGDSYGMHGRVEEMLKTVKNNKDKGRVNHSAFLFGFGDGGGGPTQKMLDRMKRMSNTDGLPRVQISTPDQLFSVLEKESSQLCTWVGELFLELHNGTYTTQAQIKKGNRECERILHDVEVLSSLAVAQDTAFQYPASQLQQLWRLLLLNQFHDVLPGSCIQLVVEDALQYYTEIRRAGAQLQEEAVQALCRDLLQPEACSTRSTLVLNTLSWERTEVISRPGPDGAETLALVTVPSMGYALVQEPFVPPQPVAVRKQEDGSITMENGVIAVCLDTTGRLTSLQLLDSGRESVPDGCYANQFALFDDVPLYWDAWDVMDYHLETRKPVTALLKPLEVSLAGGLRGSVRFSLQVGRSSTLTQEIILDAMCPYLRFLTQVEWKEAHKFLKVEFPVQVRSTNATYEIQFGHLQRPTHWNTSWDWARFEVWAHKWLDLSEHGFGVALLNDCKYGASAHRNILSLSLMTPQFFSFWNCPGPVCCCVFASTSGPSLEAESTQVPRFHSRHWAPPVHLRCDASPGFLPGGRCDSASLQLEFPPPRGPGQQSPVPSLERLLCQLTCHRAGHCQAGRGQT comes from the exons ATGGCCGCGATCAAGAACCGGCGGACGGCCCTGGAGCGAGTGGAGAAGTTCCTCTCCGACACCTACTTCACCGACTGCAACCTGCGGGGCAG GCTTTTTGGGGATCGCTGTCCACTGGCATCGCTCTCCTACTTCCACACTCCGCGGCGCATCCCGTACGAGGAGGCTGTCGTGCAGGAATTCGGGCCGGCTCAAGTGGGAGAGGCTTTCGGGCCCAC ATGGGAGACGTGCTGGTTTAAGGTGGAGCTGAGCATCCCCCCGGCATGGGCAGGGCGGGAAGTGCACTTCGTCTGGGAGAGCGATGGGGAGGGCATGGTGTGGCGAGATACCCAGCCTGTCCAG GGATTGACTAAGGAAGGTGAGAAGACCAGCTACATCCTGACAAGAAGCCTGAAAGAGTCAGAGCCCCACAG CCTGACACTGTACGTGGAGCTGGCCTGCAATGGGCTCTTTGGAGCTGGCAAGGGCAGCATGATCGCCCCTCCAGACCCAGACAGGAGGGTTACCCTGAGCAAGGCTGAGCTGGTTGTCTTCAACAGAGATGTCTATGAACTGCTGGTGGATCTGGAAATACTGCTGGACATGGCTCAG CTCCTCGGGGAGGAAAACCAGAGGAGTTTCCAGGCACTGTACACTGCCAACCAGGTGGTCAACGTGTGTGATGTTACGGACCCCTCCACCTTCCCCGCTGCACGCGACCTGGCTGCAGCCATCTTCAGCCAGAGGAACGGCGAGAGCCAGCACACCATCCATGCCATGGGACACTGCCACATTGACTCTG cctggctgtggccGTACGAGGAGACCATCCGTAAGTGCGCCCGGAGCTGGGTCACCGTGGTCCATCTGATGGAGCACAATCCAGAGCTCACCTTTGCCTGCTCCCAG GCGCAGCAGTTCGAGTGGGTGCGGAGCTGCTACCCCGGGCTCTACGCGCGCATTCAGGACCTCGTGGCCAAGGGGCGGTTCATTCCTGTTGGAGGCACCTGGGTGGAAATG GATGGGAACCTGCCCAGCGGGGAGTCCATGGTGCGGCAGTTTCTCCAGGGACAGAGGTTCTTCCAGGAGCAGTTTGGCCGGATCTGCTCGGAG TTCTGGCTGCCGGACACGTTTGGGTACTCAGCCCAGCTGCCGCAGCTGATGCGTGGCTGTGGGATCCAGCGCTTCCTCACGCAGAAGCTCAGCTGGAACCTGGTGAACTCCTTCCCg CATCACACCTTTTTCTGGGAAGGCATTGACGGTTCCCAGGTCCTGACCCATTTCCCCCCTGGTGATTCCTATGGGATGCATGGGCGAGTGGAAGAG ATGCTGAAAACAGTGAAGAACAACAAGGACAAAGGCCGTGTGAACCACAGCGCGTTCCTCTTCGGCTTTGGGGATGGAGGAGGGGGACCCACGCAGAAGATGCTGGATAGGATGAAAAGAATGAGTAACACAGATGGGCTGCCCAG GGTGCAGATCTCCACTCCTGACCAGCTCTTTTCTGTCTTGGAGAAGGAGTCATCCCAGCTGTGCACCTGGGTGGGAGAGCTCTTCCTCGAGCTGCACAATGGCACCTACACCACGCAGGCCCAG ATAAAGAAGGGGAATCGGGAATGTGAGCGGATTCTCCATGACGTGGAAGtgctcagcagcctggctgtggctcagGACACAGCGTTCCAGTAtcctgccagccagctccagcagctctggag GTTATTGCTGCTCAACCAGTTCCACGATGtcctgccaggcagctgcatccagctggtggTTGAGGATGCCCTGCAATACTACACAG AGATCCGCAGGGCTGgtgctcagctgcaggaggaggctgtgcAAGCCCTGTGCAGGGATCTGCTGCAGCCCGAGGCGTGCAGCACCCGGAGCACCCTTGTGTTGAACACGTTGTCCTGGGAACGCACCGAGGTGATCTCCAGGCCTGGGCCAGATGGAGCAGAGACTTTGG CTCTGGTGACAGTCCCCAGCATGGGCTATGCTCTAGTGCAGGAGCCATTTGTGCCTCCTCAGCCTGTGGCAGTGAGGAAACAG GAGGATGGCTCCATTACCATGGAGAATGGGGTAATTGCCGTCTGCCTGGACACGACGGGGCGCCTGACCTCGCTTCAGCTGCTGGACTCAGGGAG AGAGTCAGTCCCAGATGGCTGCTATGCCAACCAGTTTGCACTCTTTGATGATGTTCCCCTCTACTGGGATGCCTGGGATGTGATGGATTATCACTTGGAAACCAG GAAGCCAGTGACAGCACTGCTGAAGCCTCTGGAAGTCAGCCTGGCTGGGGGCCTGCGGGGAAGCGTGAGGTTCTCCCTGCAGGTCGGGAGAAGCAGCACCTTAACCCAGGAGATCATCCTGGATGCCATGTGCCCATACCTCCGTTTCCTGACCCAG GTCGAGTGGAAGGAGGCTCACAAGTTCCTGAAGGTGGAGTTCCCCGTGCAGGTCCGGAGCACAAACGCCACCTACGAGATCCAGTTCGGCCACCTGCAGCGGCCAACGCACTGGAACACGTCCTGGGACTGGGCTCGGTTCGAG GTGTGGGCTCACAAGTGGCTGGATCTCTCCGAGCATGGCTTTGGGGTAGCTCTGCTGAACGACTGCAAATACGGAGCGTCGGCCCACAGGAACATCCTCAGCCTCTCCCT GATGACACCCCAGTTTTTTAGCTTCTGGAACTGTCCAGGGCCTGTTTGCTGTTGCGTGTTTGCTTCCACTTCAGGGCCCAGCCTCGAG GCTGAGAGCACCCAAGTCCCCCGATTCCACAGCAGACATTGGGCACCACCAGTTCACCTACGCTGTGATGCCTCACCAGG GTTCCTTCCAGGAGGCCGGTGTGATTCAGCAAGCCTACAACTTGAATTTCCCCCTCCACGTGGTCCCGGCCAGCagtccccagtgcccagcctggagcgCCTTCTCTGTCAGCTCACCTGCCATCGTGCTGGACACTGTCAAGCAG GCCGAGGACAGACCTGA
- the MAN2C1 gene encoding alpha-mannosidase 2C1 isoform X5, which translates to MAAIKNRRTALERVEKFLSDTYFTDCNLRGRLFGDRCPLASLSYFHTPRRIPYEEAVVQEFGPAQVGEAFGPTWETCWFKVELSIPPAWAGREVHFVWESDGEGMVWRDTQPVQGLTKEGEKTSYILTRSLKESEPHSLTLYVELACNGLFGAGKGSMIAPPDPDRRVTLSKAELVVFNRDVYELLVDLEILLDMAQLLGEENQRSFQALYTANQVVNVCDVTDPSTFPAARDLAAAIFSQRNGESQHTIHAMGHCHIDSAWLWPYEETIRKCARSWVTVVHLMEHNPELTFACSQAQQFEWVRSCYPGLYARIQDLVAKGRFIPVGGTWVEMDGNLPSGESMVRQFLQGQRFFQEQFGRICSEFWLPDTFGYSAQLPQLMRGCGIQRFLTQKLSWNLVNSFPHHTFFWEGIDGSQVLTHFPPGDSYGMHGRVEEMLKTVKNNKDKGRVNHSAFLFGFGDGGGGPTQKMLDRMKRMSNTDGLPRVQISTPDQLFSVLEKESSQLCTWVGELFLELHNGTYTTQAQIKKGNRECERILHDVEVLSSLAVAQDTAFQYPASQLQQLWRLLLLNQFHDVLPGSCIQLVVEDALQYYTEIRRAGAQLQEEAVQALCRDLLQPEACSTRSTLVLNTLSWERTEVISRPGPDGAETLALVTVPSMGYALVQEPFVPPQPVAVRKQEDGSITMENGVIAVCLDTTGRLTSLQLLDSGRESVPDGCYANQFALFDDVPLYWDAWDVMDYHLETRKPVTALLKPLEVSLAGGLRGSVRFSLQVGRSSTLTQEIILDAMCPYLRFLTQVEWKEAHKFLKVEFPVQVRSTNATYEIQFGHLQRPTHWNTSWDWARFEVWAHKWLDLSEHGFGVALLNDCKYGASAHRNILSLSLALGDSGGCQGTGLTKLVLPQAESTQVPRFHSRHWAPPVHLRCDASPGFLPGGRCDSASLQLEFPPPRGPGQQSPVPSLERLLCQLTCHRAGHCQAGRGQT; encoded by the exons ATGGCCGCGATCAAGAACCGGCGGACGGCCCTGGAGCGAGTGGAGAAGTTCCTCTCCGACACCTACTTCACCGACTGCAACCTGCGGGGCAG GCTTTTTGGGGATCGCTGTCCACTGGCATCGCTCTCCTACTTCCACACTCCGCGGCGCATCCCGTACGAGGAGGCTGTCGTGCAGGAATTCGGGCCGGCTCAAGTGGGAGAGGCTTTCGGGCCCAC ATGGGAGACGTGCTGGTTTAAGGTGGAGCTGAGCATCCCCCCGGCATGGGCAGGGCGGGAAGTGCACTTCGTCTGGGAGAGCGATGGGGAGGGCATGGTGTGGCGAGATACCCAGCCTGTCCAG GGATTGACTAAGGAAGGTGAGAAGACCAGCTACATCCTGACAAGAAGCCTGAAAGAGTCAGAGCCCCACAG CCTGACACTGTACGTGGAGCTGGCCTGCAATGGGCTCTTTGGAGCTGGCAAGGGCAGCATGATCGCCCCTCCAGACCCAGACAGGAGGGTTACCCTGAGCAAGGCTGAGCTGGTTGTCTTCAACAGAGATGTCTATGAACTGCTGGTGGATCTGGAAATACTGCTGGACATGGCTCAG CTCCTCGGGGAGGAAAACCAGAGGAGTTTCCAGGCACTGTACACTGCCAACCAGGTGGTCAACGTGTGTGATGTTACGGACCCCTCCACCTTCCCCGCTGCACGCGACCTGGCTGCAGCCATCTTCAGCCAGAGGAACGGCGAGAGCCAGCACACCATCCATGCCATGGGACACTGCCACATTGACTCTG cctggctgtggccGTACGAGGAGACCATCCGTAAGTGCGCCCGGAGCTGGGTCACCGTGGTCCATCTGATGGAGCACAATCCAGAGCTCACCTTTGCCTGCTCCCAG GCGCAGCAGTTCGAGTGGGTGCGGAGCTGCTACCCCGGGCTCTACGCGCGCATTCAGGACCTCGTGGCCAAGGGGCGGTTCATTCCTGTTGGAGGCACCTGGGTGGAAATG GATGGGAACCTGCCCAGCGGGGAGTCCATGGTGCGGCAGTTTCTCCAGGGACAGAGGTTCTTCCAGGAGCAGTTTGGCCGGATCTGCTCGGAG TTCTGGCTGCCGGACACGTTTGGGTACTCAGCCCAGCTGCCGCAGCTGATGCGTGGCTGTGGGATCCAGCGCTTCCTCACGCAGAAGCTCAGCTGGAACCTGGTGAACTCCTTCCCg CATCACACCTTTTTCTGGGAAGGCATTGACGGTTCCCAGGTCCTGACCCATTTCCCCCCTGGTGATTCCTATGGGATGCATGGGCGAGTGGAAGAG ATGCTGAAAACAGTGAAGAACAACAAGGACAAAGGCCGTGTGAACCACAGCGCGTTCCTCTTCGGCTTTGGGGATGGAGGAGGGGGACCCACGCAGAAGATGCTGGATAGGATGAAAAGAATGAGTAACACAGATGGGCTGCCCAG GGTGCAGATCTCCACTCCTGACCAGCTCTTTTCTGTCTTGGAGAAGGAGTCATCCCAGCTGTGCACCTGGGTGGGAGAGCTCTTCCTCGAGCTGCACAATGGCACCTACACCACGCAGGCCCAG ATAAAGAAGGGGAATCGGGAATGTGAGCGGATTCTCCATGACGTGGAAGtgctcagcagcctggctgtggctcagGACACAGCGTTCCAGTAtcctgccagccagctccagcagctctggag GTTATTGCTGCTCAACCAGTTCCACGATGtcctgccaggcagctgcatccagctggtggTTGAGGATGCCCTGCAATACTACACAG AGATCCGCAGGGCTGgtgctcagctgcaggaggaggctgtgcAAGCCCTGTGCAGGGATCTGCTGCAGCCCGAGGCGTGCAGCACCCGGAGCACCCTTGTGTTGAACACGTTGTCCTGGGAACGCACCGAGGTGATCTCCAGGCCTGGGCCAGATGGAGCAGAGACTTTGG CTCTGGTGACAGTCCCCAGCATGGGCTATGCTCTAGTGCAGGAGCCATTTGTGCCTCCTCAGCCTGTGGCAGTGAGGAAACAG GAGGATGGCTCCATTACCATGGAGAATGGGGTAATTGCCGTCTGCCTGGACACGACGGGGCGCCTGACCTCGCTTCAGCTGCTGGACTCAGGGAG AGAGTCAGTCCCAGATGGCTGCTATGCCAACCAGTTTGCACTCTTTGATGATGTTCCCCTCTACTGGGATGCCTGGGATGTGATGGATTATCACTTGGAAACCAG GAAGCCAGTGACAGCACTGCTGAAGCCTCTGGAAGTCAGCCTGGCTGGGGGCCTGCGGGGAAGCGTGAGGTTCTCCCTGCAGGTCGGGAGAAGCAGCACCTTAACCCAGGAGATCATCCTGGATGCCATGTGCCCATACCTCCGTTTCCTGACCCAG GTCGAGTGGAAGGAGGCTCACAAGTTCCTGAAGGTGGAGTTCCCCGTGCAGGTCCGGAGCACAAACGCCACCTACGAGATCCAGTTCGGCCACCTGCAGCGGCCAACGCACTGGAACACGTCCTGGGACTGGGCTCGGTTCGAG GTGTGGGCTCACAAGTGGCTGGATCTCTCCGAGCATGGCTTTGGGGTAGCTCTGCTGAACGACTGCAAATACGGAGCGTCGGCCCACAGGAACATCCTCAGCCTCTCCCT TGCTCTGGGTGACAGTGGGGGCTGCCAAGGCACTGGTCTCACTAAGCTCGTGTTGCCTCAGGCTGAGAGCACCCAAGTCCCCCGATTCCACAGCAGACATTGGGCACCACCAGTTCACCTACGCTGTGATGCCTCACCAGG GTTCCTTCCAGGAGGCCGGTGTGATTCAGCAAGCCTACAACTTGAATTTCCCCCTCCACGTGGTCCCGGCCAGCagtccccagtgcccagcctggagcgCCTTCTCTGTCAGCTCACCTGCCATCGTGCTGGACACTGTCAAGCAG GCCGAGGACAGACCTGA